Proteins encoded together in one Telopea speciosissima isolate NSW1024214 ecotype Mountain lineage chromosome 4, Tspe_v1, whole genome shotgun sequence window:
- the LOC122658792 gene encoding 60S ribosomal protein L39-like, with product MPAHKTLKIKKKLTKKMRQNRPIPHWIRMRTDNTIRYNAKCRHWRRTKLGF from the coding sequence ATGCCAGCGCATAAAACCTTGAAAATCAAGAAGAAGCTCACGAAGAAGATGAGGCAGAACAGGCCCATCCCTCATTGGATCCGCATGAGGACCGATAACACCATCAGGTACAATGCAAAATGTAGGCATTGGCGCCGCACAAAGCTAGGGTTTTAA